In Hamadaea flava, a genomic segment contains:
- a CDS encoding glycoside hydrolase family 26 protein, translating to MVRSGHGRRSARVALLAAAAVTAATTIGLLGGRVSDRPRIVPVAEDVAVRDFAPASLDTPESPAPTAAPAESVDLLAAGGWAGGAAVSYLKFRVDLPAGAPPAHAELWLARHSGRLPGIVELSVVPWADWRAGQVTAGSAPRLGQVVGSVFPTGFETAVHFDVTSVLRDSGEYAFAVTAPTSDAIGLFDAQESRAKRPPTLTLQWNTGPRPSASPLNRLPGSMIVAPPSTALRYLQLPGWLPEEAAPYWAPSTDDGAYATASATEEPSPPPPPLPTPGDPVATPAPSPSDSAAPSSEPTPSGMPSPSVLPSPTDSPAPLPSNSPSASDRPSPSGLASVSVSPSASVAPSPSRSPSASVSPNASGSPGAPVSPSVSPSASGLPSASASPSASASQGPSPSPSSSGPSEPDCRLGDRGVPECGVLWGVAPGAHTSVNRASALRTFENLTQRPQAVYHAYHRGDQMFPTAEEIGVARDPRSPRMLMLNWKPLNATWREIANGDPWSDDYLDRLAAHIKATFPEQFFFTMHHEPEDDVRANPLLGMTARDYAAAFRYVVQRLRADGVTNLISVVCFMAYIPWNTKSWFPDLYPGDDVVDWVAWDAYAYSDPGYGYGDFAEMMNRRSSGHPDWPGFYTWAAKRFPKKPLMVAEWGLWYSAFNRGHQADFFRSVGRQIDLFPRVKALIYFETPSNQAGRDSRVHATADGLAAYRDLGKLPVFRVEPPPEVRSADQRPKAPSPPSPTAVKPPGG from the coding sequence ATGGTCAGGTCCGGCCATGGCAGGCGGTCCGCGCGGGTGGCGCTGCTCGCCGCCGCCGCGGTGACAGCGGCGACGACGATCGGGCTGCTCGGCGGCCGGGTTTCGGACCGGCCCCGGATCGTGCCGGTCGCGGAGGACGTCGCGGTCCGGGACTTCGCGCCCGCCTCGCTCGACACCCCCGAATCGCCCGCACCGACCGCTGCGCCTGCCGAGAGCGTGGACCTCCTGGCGGCCGGCGGCTGGGCCGGCGGCGCAGCGGTCAGCTACCTCAAGTTCCGCGTCGACCTGCCGGCCGGCGCCCCGCCCGCGCACGCCGAACTCTGGCTCGCCCGGCACAGCGGCCGCCTGCCCGGAATCGTCGAACTCAGCGTCGTCCCGTGGGCGGACTGGCGGGCCGGCCAGGTCACTGCGGGGTCCGCGCCCCGGCTCGGCCAGGTGGTCGGCTCCGTGTTCCCCACGGGATTCGAGACTGCGGTCCACTTCGACGTCACGAGCGTCCTCCGCGACTCCGGCGAGTACGCGTTCGCGGTGACCGCGCCGACAAGCGACGCGATCGGCCTGTTCGACGCCCAGGAGAGCCGGGCTAAACGGCCGCCGACGCTGACCCTGCAATGGAACACGGGACCCCGTCCGTCGGCGAGCCCGCTCAACCGGCTGCCCGGCTCGATGATCGTCGCGCCGCCGAGCACCGCCCTGCGCTACCTGCAGCTCCCGGGCTGGCTGCCGGAGGAGGCCGCGCCCTACTGGGCTCCGTCCACCGACGACGGTGCGTACGCCACCGCGAGTGCGACCGAAGAGCCGTCGCCGCCCCCGCCGCCCTTGCCGACCCCGGGCGACCCGGTGGCTACTCCAGCGCCGTCTCCCTCGGATTCGGCCGCACCTTCGTCGGAACCGACGCCGTCGGGGATGCCGTCGCCGTCTGTCCTGCCGTCGCCGACGGACTCGCCCGCGCCCTTGCCGTCCAACTCTCCGTCAGCGTCGGATCGGCCCAGCCCGTCGGGCTTGGCTAGCGTGTCGGTGTCGCCGAGCGCATCGGTGGCACCCAGTCCGTCGCGGTCGCCGAGTGCGTCGGTCTCACCGAATGCGTCGGGGTCCCCGGGCGCGCCGGTCTCACCGTCGGTCTCACCGAGCGCTTCGGGCTTGCCGAGCGCGTCCGCGTCGCCGAGCGCGTCCGCTTCGCAGGGGCCGTCGCCGAGCCCGAGCAGCAGCGGGCCGTCCGAACCCGACTGCCGCCTCGGCGACCGGGGCGTACCCGAGTGCGGGGTGCTCTGGGGCGTCGCGCCGGGGGCGCACACCTCGGTCAACCGGGCCAGCGCGTTGCGTACCTTCGAGAATCTGACCCAACGGCCGCAGGCGGTCTATCACGCGTACCACCGTGGAGACCAGATGTTCCCCACCGCCGAGGAGATCGGCGTGGCCCGGGATCCGCGCAGCCCGCGGATGCTCATGCTGAACTGGAAGCCGCTGAATGCCACCTGGCGGGAGATCGCGAACGGCGACCCCTGGTCCGACGACTATCTGGACCGGCTCGCCGCGCACATCAAGGCGACCTTTCCCGAGCAGTTCTTCTTCACGATGCACCACGAACCCGAGGACGACGTACGCGCGAATCCGCTGCTCGGGATGACCGCGCGGGACTACGCCGCCGCGTTCCGGTACGTGGTGCAGCGGCTGCGGGCCGACGGCGTCACGAACCTGATCTCGGTGGTCTGCTTCATGGCGTACATCCCGTGGAACACCAAGTCGTGGTTCCCCGATCTCTACCCGGGTGACGACGTCGTCGACTGGGTCGCCTGGGACGCGTACGCCTACAGCGATCCCGGTTACGGCTACGGCGACTTCGCCGAGATGATGAACCGGCGGTCGAGCGGCCATCCGGACTGGCCCGGCTTCTACACCTGGGCCGCGAAGCGGTTCCCGAAGAAGCCGCTGATGGTCGCCGAATGGGGGCTCTGGTACTCCGCGTTCAACCGTGGTCACCAGGCCGACTTCTTCCGCAGCGTCGGGCGGCAGATCGACCTGTTCCCCCGGGTCAAGGCGCTGATCTACTTCGAGACGCCGAGCAACCAGGCCGGCCGGGACTCCCGGGTGCATGCCACCGCCGACGGGCTGGCCGCGTACCGGGATCTGGGGAAGCTGCCGGTGTTCCGGGTCGAGCCGCCGCCAGAAGTGCGGTCGGCGGACCAGCGGCCCAAGGCGCCGAGCCCACCCAGCCCGACCGCGGTCAAGCCTCCGGGAGGCTGA
- a CDS encoding Wzz/FepE/Etk N-terminal domain-containing protein translates to MDAAHPGSMDLSDYLGLVRRHWWVVLLLTAVGVAGAAAVTRTLPREYVSSTSVLVQPSGGDANAAGGRTKGEINLDTEAQLVRSTQVATTAAELLRTHVDPRNLSRSVSVEVPPNTTVLQIKYAARTPELAQAGSHAFAEAYLRSRDANAHYDLDSQIKALNAKLKQLSTQLGQVIVKLGKQSGDAPNRPTLDSQRATLQAQINQLNGKLNGLSTTAVSAGRIISDAGLPNRPRKPDLKINLAGGAVLGALLGLLAAALRHRLDRRVRRAGDVWRRADVPVLAEVTGRAKPRLDDVFPPYGSGGRIFNRLRNEVVAAISAVVPAGERLREPSGTQPAAETALGRAVVVTGASRGPSATLVAANLATALARTGSEVVLVGAHLPDLLVGVAPLAGLVGVQPTPGLSDVICGRVALSTALQRAPRTPHLRVLATGATASAAGLLQSQALRDIVAHLRTQCDYLIIEAPSAEASADAQSLAGVADAAIVAIELRRTRYPQVLDAAEQLRRVGTVLLGAVVVPRLKVPTSVPAVAPAPRPTPSAALVEDTQHFERIDETKLAELDAAAGQGAA, encoded by the coding sequence ATGGACGCCGCTCATCCCGGGTCGATGGACCTCTCCGACTACCTCGGGCTGGTCCGTCGGCACTGGTGGGTCGTCCTGCTCCTGACCGCCGTCGGGGTGGCGGGCGCCGCCGCCGTCACCCGTACGCTGCCGCGCGAGTACGTGTCGAGCACGTCGGTGCTGGTCCAGCCGTCGGGTGGGGACGCGAACGCGGCCGGTGGCCGGACCAAGGGCGAGATCAACCTCGACACCGAGGCGCAGTTGGTGCGCTCGACCCAGGTCGCCACGACCGCCGCCGAGCTGCTGCGTACGCACGTCGACCCGCGGAACCTCTCCCGCAGCGTGTCGGTGGAGGTTCCGCCGAACACCACCGTCCTGCAGATCAAGTACGCCGCGCGTACGCCGGAGCTGGCCCAGGCCGGTTCGCACGCGTTCGCGGAGGCGTACCTGCGCAGCCGGGACGCGAACGCGCACTACGACCTGGACAGCCAGATCAAGGCGCTCAACGCCAAGCTCAAGCAGCTGTCGACGCAGCTCGGCCAGGTGATCGTCAAGCTGGGCAAGCAGTCCGGCGACGCCCCGAACCGGCCCACCCTGGACAGCCAGCGAGCCACCCTCCAGGCCCAGATCAACCAGCTGAACGGCAAGCTCAACGGGCTGTCGACGACGGCGGTGAGCGCGGGCCGGATCATCAGCGACGCCGGTCTGCCCAACCGGCCGCGCAAGCCGGATCTGAAGATCAATCTGGCCGGTGGCGCCGTGCTCGGCGCGTTGCTCGGGTTGCTGGCCGCGGCCCTGCGGCATCGCCTCGACCGGCGCGTACGCCGGGCGGGTGACGTCTGGCGTCGCGCCGACGTGCCGGTGCTCGCCGAGGTGACCGGGCGCGCCAAGCCGCGGCTGGACGACGTCTTCCCCCCGTACGGCAGCGGCGGCCGGATCTTCAACCGGCTGCGGAACGAGGTCGTCGCGGCGATCTCGGCCGTCGTCCCCGCCGGTGAGCGCCTACGCGAGCCGTCCGGAACGCAGCCGGCTGCCGAAACCGCGCTCGGCCGGGCGGTCGTGGTGACCGGGGCCAGCCGGGGACCGTCGGCCACCCTCGTCGCGGCCAACCTCGCGACCGCGCTCGCGCGTACGGGCAGCGAAGTCGTGCTCGTCGGCGCGCACCTGCCGGACCTGCTCGTCGGCGTCGCGCCACTGGCCGGCCTGGTCGGGGTGCAGCCGACCCCGGGGTTGTCCGACGTCATCTGCGGCCGGGTCGCGCTGTCCACCGCGTTGCAGCGCGCTCCGCGTACGCCTCATCTGCGGGTGCTCGCCACCGGCGCGACCGCCAGCGCGGCCGGGCTGTTGCAGTCGCAGGCACTGCGGGACATCGTCGCCCACCTGCGTACGCAGTGCGATTACCTGATCATCGAGGCCCCGTCGGCCGAGGCCAGTGCGGACGCGCAGAGCCTGGCCGGCGTGGCCGACGCGGCCATCGTCGCGATCGAACTCCGGCGTACGCGCTACCCGCAGGTCCTCGACGCCGCCGAACAGCTGCGGCGGGTCGGGACGGTGCTGCTCGGAGCGGTGGTCGTACCCCGGCTCAAGGTGCCCACTTCGGTGCCGGCGGTCGCCCCGGCCCCCCGGCCGACGCCGTCCGCAGCTCTCGTCGAGGACACCCAGCACTTCGAGCGCATCGACGAGACGAAGCTGGCGGAGCTGGACGCCGCCGCCGGGCAGGGCGCCGCGTGA